CTTGTTTTTAATCCTGATAGTATGAGGGTTTTGCTGACTATATCAATAGCTTTTTTATAATCGTGTTTCCTGTGTTCGTACCATTTGGCCAGCTCTGCTGCGGCAAAATAGTTGCCGGGATCATCCAGGAGCATCATTTCCCATATGCAAACAGCATCATGCCAGCTACCGGATCGTTTGTGAATCAGGGAAAGTATCCTTCTTGCCTCAAAGGCGATAGACGGATTTTCCGAGTTTATTAACGATTCCAGGAGAATCCTGGCACCTGCTTTGTCTCGGCGATCAAGAAGGAGCCTTGAAACCGCTAAAATATCTAAATGTTCGGCACTTGTGATGTCGCGATCAAATTTTAACATTTCTGCAAGGTGAACCGAGAGGGTCGCCATGGAGATTACATCAAGACGGTTGTGTTCAAAGACATCCAGCATAAACCGGGCATCACGGTTTCTCAGCCAGTCGAAGTAACGCTGGGGAATTTCACTGCCTGGAATATCCCCGCTGCGGCGGAAACCGAGTATCTCATTTTCGATGGTGATCAGACGATTGTTATCCAGACGATGTCCAAGAAGGCGACGTGACGGGTGGAGTAAGTCAAGATGGGGCATGCTGGATAGTTTGTCAGGAAGGCGGTTCAGGATAAAGCGTGTGGATAGCAGGCCGACATCAAATGCCTTGCCGTTAAAGGTTACGATGAAGTTCTTTTTTCCGGCCAATTCCAGCAAAAAGCTCAAAGAGGCGCGCTCCTCCGAAAAGTCACGGGCGAATATTTGCCTTGTAACAAATGTTTCATTTTCAAACCAGCCAAGGCCGATAAGAAAAGCAAGCGTGCCGGTACCGCCGGATAATCCGGTGGTTTCCGTATCGAGGAATAAAGCATCGGTATAATTAAATGAGGCCAGATCAGGGTTATTGGCAAGGAGCGCTACGGCATTCATATCAAGAGTAGAAATTTCACCGATGCAGCGGCATCCGTGGTATGAGGAACCGGTGAGAGAGCGGTCGGCGACAAAAAAATTGCCGTGGGTATTTTCGAACTCATCCCCCTGTATTAAATCCTTCAACGTAAAGGCACTATCACATAACACAGTGGATGGTGAAACGGTTGGAGCCGGCCTCCGCGAGGTAATGGCCTCTATGCGCCTGCGCAGTTCGCTGATCTCATCAGCACGTGTCGATTCTTTTTTCCCTGGAGCGTCGTCGCCGGTCAGGCGTTGCAAGCGTTTGAGTGTGCTCATGTTTTATCAATAATCAAATCAAGAATAGCCAGAACTGTTTCTTTAGCCGCGGGTCCTACCTCAAGTGTAGGCCCTACACAGCTTGGACAGCCGTGGATGCAAGGACAGCTCCGAATCAGAGCCAAGGCTGAGGCTAAAAGGCGCTCATGCTCTTCGTAGAGAAGCTCGGAAAAGCCGATCCCCCCTGGATAGGCGTCAAAAATAAACACAGTCGGGTCAAAAGCATCAACCATGACAGTGGTTGCATCCGTTGCATTTTTCGAAGAAGTCGTAATGGACCGCGATCCTGCTCCGTGACGGACAAACCATTCACCGCTCTTATCACCAATACATCTGTCAATATCGTGCGCATCGGACATCAGCAACATGGAAGCGAGGTAATGAAGTCCATACGCGAGACCGGACAGGCCGTCAATGATTTCCGACTGCGTGTACGGCATCAGGTTCAGCATATCTCTGGGAATAGTAAACCAGTAGCTCGTCGTATGCATGTCTTTCTCCGGGAGCGTCACATCGCCGTAACCCAGGTTCTCCGAGGTATAAAATTTTATCTTTTTATACCCGACAACCTTTCGTACCACCTGTACCTCACCGTGTTCAACGATTAATTTTTGCCGGTGCTTTTTCGTGAAACTGTCGATAACGCGCACGTTTGTATAGGTCATGGCATCGGTGTAATAATCGACATCGACTTTATGGACATAAGCCGTATTTCGTTCGAGGTCCAGCTTATCTACATGGTACTGCTGGGATTCAACCATATAGATGGCATCATCGTGAACCGTGGAAAAGGCGCTGTCCCAGTCAACTTCGGCAATAACTTTATGCGAGCCTGCTTCCGTCGTATCAACCACGACGACGTTTTCAGGGTTGATGCTTCGGAGGCTGACCTCATCGGCAGGGTAGCTCTCCGCCGTCCAGTGCCACCGGTCATCAACTCTGTGGAGCACGCCTTTTTCTTCCAGATAGTTGAGGAGTTCCTCCAGATTTTCGCTTCCGAAATGTTCTCCCTTTTCGAAGGGAAGTTCAAAGGCAGCACTCTTCAGGTGGTGAAGTAGTATGAGGAGGTTATCGGGATTGATGCGGCAGTGTTCCGGTGACCGGGAAAAGAAGTAATCAGGGTTTTCGACGATGAACTGGTCCATGGGGCTGCTACGGGCAATGAGTA
This is a stretch of genomic DNA from Deltaproteobacteria bacterium. It encodes these proteins:
- a CDS encoding ribonuclease H-like domain-containing protein produces the protein MSTLKRLQRLTGDDAPGKKESTRADEISELRRRIEAITSRRPAPTVSPSTVLCDSAFTLKDLIQGDEFENTHGNFFVADRSLTGSSYHGCRCIGEISTLDMNAVALLANNPDLASFNYTDALFLDTETTGLSGGTGTLAFLIGLGWFENETFVTRQIFARDFSEERASLSFLLELAGKKNFIVTFNGKAFDVGLLSTRFILNRLPDKLSSMPHLDLLHPSRRLLGHRLDNNRLITIENEILGFRRSGDIPGSEIPQRYFDWLRNRDARFMLDVFEHNRLDVISMATLSVHLAEMLKFDRDITSAEHLDILAVSRLLLDRRDKAGARILLESLINSENPSIAFEARRILSLIHKRSGSWHDAVCIWEMMLLDDPGNYFAAAELAKWYEHRKHDYKKAIDIVSKTLILSGLKTSEERNSLVHRLNRLKSRAGYTETE